From the genome of Streptacidiphilus rugosus AM-16, one region includes:
- a CDS encoding SGNH/GDSL hydrolase family protein — protein sequence MTMGGGNGPALSLSWPTALPKPTVTGSSVSYADVIPGVDLRMSATTIGGFTQTLIVKTPAAAADPALAQLKLAAHGAGLSLHDDGHGNLRAVTRSGAVAFQAPAPVMWDSSTNAVPTAPANTLGRSAAALSGVSGASVHPAAPVASTANGPGTGAQVARVADTVSGSTILLAPDKHLLTGAGVHFPLYIDPTWTAIWKTGAKQHFVEVQAGCPTAANEDSTTYGDPGVGDNTFSGCVGVERSYFQVGIPSQVHGAQHIVTAYVSLKESYSASCSASSNVNVYAAKSAIGGGTDWNNKPALGNSFGTHSYGPACSSEPSINFTLDSTTQKTLSSASTLTFAVTNGNESSGTYFKRFANNPTISVEYNHYPNAPGSLDAKAGSTDLGCDTASPYPLLGKTDSVTPPTMYTKVTDPDADDMAATFTYWVDGSTTKNTVTSANTSSGLTAQGTMKSGFVSGLADGTVVDWQVTGLTDGEDSVSSSTVCHFTAYPNTPVPTLTPKSVGTTEHTTATFTAKTDAADKALKFVYGLDIAPSTSNPPASQTINVTDGTGAHDITVTPSGPGTHKLYVDAYDAAGNRASTSTQFTVQGAPGQTYSSFQAALNNTSVSPDSTHTAGDFDGSGNTISLTDLRNAGWAPSSGTTGNTVTVDGAQFTLPNFNTSGASDNVLADNQTIQFPANSGPDGNSTGQSLVVLATGTYAEASSAVDSPTPETVPYVPPGTDVVGTDCTLGNNAYQDCSAPSGTVNYTDPTVGSNGSEPYRMLTPDWVYGSSTLASLILPHRNYAAGTQQTTPVGIYAFAIRLEPGKTVSSITLPDVAGPVNGVSGRPLSGMPAMHIFGIAFRDTTTAPGGTQWTGAWASPSESHYKFTGNVDYTNLTVRTAATPSVTGGTVRLRLSNALGTAPVTLNHVTVATQSTGPTPTGAPQDVSFTNVPGGGKSVTIPAGSDVYSDPLTFGATAGHALLISYSLTDATLDGHIYSSATSWITAPATTSAAGDHTADTTATAFTGTGSTTGDFTNVLAGVDVVGSTPGLGTVAVLGDNINTPYATGTKALHGAPHLATGLVAALAAQTTVPDYGVVDLGVPGNRLDTDLSGNPGRAALTRLDRDVLAEPGIQNVVVAQGLNDVLAGESEQQIIQSYNTLSGELSTWGVRTVFTTMTPCYGLAACTTALDATRVDLNSQMMSDWTDVASPYRIMAVDTDAVVAGMDPTSTYEVLSTAGFQALPSAFTSLPDLTVLGPIS from the coding sequence GTGACCATGGGCGGCGGCAACGGTCCGGCGCTGTCGCTGAGTTGGCCCACCGCACTGCCCAAGCCCACCGTCACCGGCTCGAGCGTCAGTTACGCCGACGTCATCCCCGGCGTGGACCTGCGGATGAGCGCGACCACCATCGGCGGCTTCACCCAGACGCTGATCGTCAAAACCCCGGCCGCCGCGGCCGACCCGGCGCTGGCCCAGCTCAAGCTGGCCGCCCACGGCGCCGGGCTCTCCCTCCACGACGACGGCCACGGCAACCTGAGGGCGGTCACCCGGAGCGGAGCGGTGGCCTTCCAGGCTCCCGCCCCGGTCATGTGGGACAGCAGCACGAACGCCGTCCCCACCGCCCCGGCCAACACCCTGGGCCGCAGCGCCGCCGCGCTCTCCGGTGTCTCCGGAGCCTCCGTCCACCCCGCTGCCCCGGTCGCGTCCACCGCGAACGGCCCCGGCACCGGCGCCCAGGTGGCGCGCGTCGCCGACACCGTCTCCGGCTCGACCATCCTGCTGGCGCCGGACAAGCACCTGCTGACCGGAGCCGGCGTCCACTTCCCGCTGTACATCGACCCGACCTGGACCGCGATCTGGAAGACGGGCGCCAAGCAGCACTTCGTCGAGGTCCAGGCCGGCTGCCCGACCGCGGCCAACGAGGACTCGACCACCTACGGTGATCCCGGCGTCGGTGACAACACCTTCTCCGGCTGCGTCGGGGTGGAGCGCTCCTACTTCCAGGTCGGCATCCCGAGCCAGGTCCACGGCGCCCAGCACATCGTCACGGCCTACGTGAGCCTCAAGGAGAGCTACTCGGCCAGCTGCAGCGCCTCCTCCAACGTCAACGTCTACGCGGCCAAGAGCGCGATCGGCGGGGGGACGGACTGGAACAACAAGCCCGCCCTCGGCAACTCCTTCGGAACCCACAGCTACGGTCCCGCGTGCTCGAGTGAGCCGAGCATCAACTTCACGCTCGACTCGACCACGCAGAAGACGCTGAGCAGCGCGAGCACGCTGACCTTCGCGGTCACGAACGGCAACGAGAGCTCCGGGACCTACTTCAAGCGCTTCGCCAACAACCCGACCATCTCCGTCGAGTACAACCACTACCCGAACGCGCCCGGCAGCCTCGACGCCAAGGCCGGGAGCACCGACCTGGGCTGCGACACGGCCTCGCCGTACCCGCTGCTCGGCAAGACGGACTCCGTCACGCCGCCCACGATGTACACCAAGGTCACCGACCCCGACGCCGACGACATGGCCGCCACCTTCACCTACTGGGTCGACGGGAGCACCACCAAGAACACGGTCACCTCGGCCAACACCTCGAGCGGCCTGACCGCCCAGGGGACCATGAAGTCCGGCTTCGTCTCCGGGCTCGCGGACGGGACCGTCGTCGACTGGCAGGTCACCGGGCTGACCGACGGTGAGGACAGCGTCTCCAGTTCCACGGTCTGCCACTTCACGGCCTACCCGAACACCCCGGTGCCGACCCTGACGCCGAAGAGCGTCGGGACGACCGAGCACACCACGGCGACCTTCACCGCCAAGACCGACGCGGCGGACAAGGCCCTCAAGTTCGTCTACGGCCTCGACATCGCCCCGTCGACCAGCAACCCGCCGGCCAGCCAGACCATCAACGTCACCGACGGCACCGGTGCTCACGACATCACCGTGACGCCGTCCGGCCCCGGCACCCACAAGCTCTACGTGGACGCCTACGACGCGGCGGGCAACCGCGCCTCCACCAGCACGCAGTTCACCGTGCAGGGCGCTCCGGGCCAGACCTACTCCTCGTTCCAGGCCGCGCTGAACAACACCAGCGTCTCCCCGGACAGCACCCACACAGCGGGTGACTTCGACGGCAGCGGCAACACGATCTCGCTGACCGATCTCCGCAACGCCGGCTGGGCCCCCTCCTCGGGCACCACGGGCAACACCGTCACCGTGGACGGCGCGCAGTTCACCCTGCCCAACTTCAACACCTCGGGCGCGTCCGACAACGTGCTCGCCGACAACCAGACCATCCAGTTCCCGGCGAACTCCGGCCCCGACGGCAACAGCACCGGCCAGTCCCTGGTGGTCCTGGCGACCGGCACCTACGCCGAGGCCAGCAGCGCGGTCGACAGCCCCACCCCCGAGACGGTGCCCTACGTGCCGCCGGGCACGGACGTCGTCGGCACCGACTGCACCCTGGGCAACAACGCCTACCAGGACTGCTCGGCGCCGAGCGGCACGGTCAACTACACGGACCCCACCGTCGGCTCCAACGGCTCCGAGCCCTACCGGATGCTCACCCCCGACTGGGTCTACGGCTCCAGCACCCTGGCTTCGCTGATCCTGCCGCACCGCAACTACGCCGCCGGCACGCAGCAGACGACGCCCGTCGGCATCTACGCCTTCGCGATCCGTCTGGAGCCGGGCAAGACCGTCTCCTCCATCACGCTGCCCGACGTCGCCGGGCCGGTGAACGGCGTCAGCGGCCGTCCGCTGTCGGGCATGCCGGCCATGCACATCTTCGGCATCGCCTTCCGTGACACCACCACCGCCCCCGGCGGCACGCAGTGGACCGGCGCCTGGGCCTCGCCGAGCGAGAGCCACTACAAGTTCACCGGCAACGTCGACTACACCAACCTGACGGTCCGCACGGCCGCCACCCCGAGTGTCACCGGCGGCACGGTGCGGCTCCGCCTGTCGAACGCTCTCGGCACCGCGCCGGTGACGCTGAACCACGTCACCGTCGCGACCCAGTCGACTGGACCGACCCCGACCGGCGCTCCGCAGGACGTCAGCTTCACCAATGTCCCCGGCGGCGGAAAGAGCGTCACCATACCGGCGGGCAGCGACGTCTACAGCGACCCGCTGACCTTCGGCGCGACCGCCGGCCACGCGTTGCTGATCAGCTACTCGCTCACCGACGCGACGCTCGACGGCCACATCTACTCGTCGGCCACCAGCTGGATTACCGCCCCAGCCACGACGAGCGCGGCCGGCGACCACACGGCCGACACCACCGCCACGGCGTTCACCGGGACCGGAAGCACCACAGGCGACTTCACCAATGTCCTGGCCGGTGTCGACGTGGTCGGCAGCACGCCGGGCCTGGGCACCGTGGCCGTACTCGGCGACAACATCAACACTCCGTACGCCACCGGCACCAAGGCGCTCCACGGGGCGCCGCACCTCGCGACGGGCCTCGTCGCGGCCCTGGCCGCGCAGACCACCGTGCCCGACTACGGCGTCGTCGACCTCGGCGTCCCCGGCAACCGGCTGGACACCGACCTGAGCGGGAACCCCGGCCGGGCGGCGCTCACCCGTCTCGACCGGGACGTGCTGGCCGAGCCCGGCATCCAGAACGTCGTCGTCGCCCAGGGTCTGAACGACGTGCTGGCGGGTGAGAGCGAGCAGCAGATCATCCAGAGCTACAACACGCTCTCCGGCGAGCTCAGCACCTGGGGCGTCAGGACCGTCTTCACCACCATGACCCCCTGCTACGGGCTGGCCGCCTGCACCACGGCGCTCGACGCGACGCGGGTCGACCTGAACTCGCAGATGATGAGCGACTGGACCGACGTCGCGAGTCCCTACCGGATCATGGCCGTGGACACGGATGCCGTCGTGGCGGGAATGGACCCCACCAGCACCTACGAGGTCCTCAGCACCGCCGGCTTCCAGGCGCTGCCGAGCGCGTTCACGAGTCTGCCGGACCTGACCGTGCTGGGCCCGATCTCCTGA
- a CDS encoding GDSL-type esterase/lipase family protein produces MDTEHDWISTPVTADLLRGFLDLEPTARGLMPHRLPARARRQIPDAQLATAEAQPSGVRLVFRTRATVVELDTVPTKRVHQGLPAPADGVYDLLVDGRLTAGATVPGGNVRIITDLLTQASELREGPVGTARFTGLPARDKDVEIWLPHTEITELVALRTDAPVGPVPDRGRSVWLHHGSSISHGSNADRPTATWPALAAARGGVELLNLGFGGSALLDPFTARAMRDTPADLISVKIGINLVNTDAMRLRAFVPAVHGFLDTLREGHPTTPLLVVSPLLCPVQEDTPGPLAPDFTDGVLRFRATGDPAERAAGRLTLNVVRDALARIVAERAAEDPHLHHLDGRKLYGARDFAELPLPDEVHPDPAGHRRIAENFARHVFEDDGPFAAHTR; encoded by the coding sequence ATGGACACCGAGCACGACTGGATCAGCACCCCCGTCACCGCGGACCTGCTCCGCGGCTTTCTCGACCTGGAGCCGACCGCCCGCGGCCTGATGCCGCATCGGCTGCCCGCCCGGGCGCGCCGGCAGATCCCCGACGCCCAGCTGGCCACGGCCGAGGCCCAACCCTCCGGCGTGCGGCTGGTGTTCCGGACCCGGGCCACCGTGGTCGAACTGGACACCGTGCCGACCAAGCGGGTCCACCAGGGCCTGCCCGCCCCGGCCGACGGGGTCTACGACCTCCTGGTCGACGGGCGCCTCACCGCCGGGGCGACGGTGCCGGGCGGCAACGTCAGGATCATCACGGACCTGCTCACCCAGGCCTCCGAACTGCGCGAGGGGCCGGTCGGCACCGCCCGGTTCACCGGGCTGCCCGCCCGTGACAAGGACGTCGAGATCTGGCTGCCGCACACCGAGATCACCGAGTTGGTCGCCCTGCGCACCGACGCACCGGTCGGACCGGTGCCTGACCGCGGCCGCAGCGTCTGGCTGCACCACGGGAGTTCGATCAGCCACGGGTCGAACGCCGACCGTCCGACCGCGACCTGGCCGGCCCTGGCCGCGGCCAGAGGCGGCGTGGAACTGCTCAACCTCGGGTTCGGCGGCAGCGCTCTGCTCGACCCCTTCACCGCGCGGGCGATGCGGGACACCCCCGCGGACCTGATCAGCGTCAAGATCGGAATCAACCTCGTCAACACCGACGCGATGCGCCTGCGCGCCTTCGTCCCGGCCGTGCACGGCTTCCTCGACACCCTCCGCGAGGGTCACCCGACGACGCCGCTGCTGGTCGTGTCGCCCCTGCTGTGTCCGGTGCAGGAGGACACCCCAGGCCCGCTGGCGCCCGACTTCACCGACGGGGTGCTGCGCTTCAGGGCGACCGGCGATCCCGCCGAACGTGCCGCCGGGCGCCTGACGCTGAACGTCGTCCGCGACGCGCTCGCCCGGATCGTCGCCGAGCGGGCGGCCGAGGACCCGCACCTGCACCACCTCGACGGTCGGAAGCTGTACGGCGCACGGGACTTCGCCGAACTCCCGCTCCCCGACGAGGTCCACCCCGACCCGGCGGGCCACCGCCGCATCGCCGAGAACTTCGCGCGCCACGTCTTCGAGGACGACGGCCCCTTCGCCGCACACACGCGCTGA
- a CDS encoding TetR/AcrR family transcriptional regulator, with the protein MVRAGLTPERLTRAGAELADEVGFDQVTVSALARRFDVKVASLYSHLKSSHELKTRIALFALEELADRVASALAGRAGKDALAAFADAYRDYARDHPGRYEAARFRLDPETAAASAGVRHAQMTRAILRGYDLEEPDQTHAVRMLGSVFHGYVSLEAAGGFSHTAVDPQESWRWVVDSLDILLRERGTAARG; encoded by the coding sequence ATGGTACGAGCGGGACTGACCCCGGAGCGTCTGACGCGGGCGGGGGCCGAGCTGGCGGACGAGGTCGGGTTCGACCAGGTGACCGTCTCGGCGCTGGCCAGGCGCTTCGACGTGAAGGTCGCGAGTCTCTACTCGCACCTGAAGAGCTCCCATGAGCTGAAGACCAGGATCGCGCTGTTCGCGCTGGAGGAGCTCGCCGACCGGGTCGCCTCCGCACTGGCCGGCCGGGCCGGCAAGGACGCGCTCGCCGCGTTCGCGGACGCCTACCGCGACTACGCCAGGGACCACCCCGGTCGCTACGAGGCCGCCAGGTTCAGGCTCGACCCGGAGACGGCCGCCGCCAGTGCCGGCGTACGGCACGCGCAGATGACCCGCGCGATCCTGCGCGGCTACGACCTGGAGGAGCCCGACCAGACCCACGCGGTGCGGATGCTGGGCAGCGTCTTCCACGGCTACGTGAGCCTGGAGGCGGCGGGCGGCTTCAGCCACACCGCCGTCGACCCGCAGGAGTCCTGGCGCTGGGTCGTCGACTCCCTCGACATCCTGCTGCGCGAGCGCGGCACCGCAGCGAGAGGCTGA
- a CDS encoding AAA family ATPase, protein MSESHGYYSGSLPPPPASGPPRATMGLRAVPESAARGDQTTGHFVMPTPPAYPQPAAPSGGPVAVLLIGPAGAGKTSVARYWADRQPTTTAHISLDDVREWVRSGFANPQAGWSDQAEAQYRLARRTCGFAARNYLANGISCVIDDAVFPDRPAVGLGGWKRHIGPQVIPVILLPGLDVVLSRNALRSGHRRLPDDQVAEIHSRMSGWYGSGLPIIDNSRLDVPATAAALDQVLRQARAVGR, encoded by the coding sequence ATGTCAGAGAGCCACGGGTACTACTCCGGCAGCCTGCCGCCGCCTCCGGCCTCGGGTCCGCCGAGGGCGACGATGGGGCTGCGCGCCGTCCCCGAGTCCGCGGCGCGGGGCGACCAGACGACGGGACACTTCGTCATGCCCACTCCGCCCGCGTACCCGCAGCCTGCCGCCCCGTCCGGCGGGCCGGTCGCGGTCCTGCTGATCGGCCCGGCGGGCGCGGGCAAGACCTCCGTCGCGCGGTACTGGGCCGACCGGCAACCGACGACCACCGCCCACATCAGCCTCGACGACGTGCGCGAGTGGGTCCGCTCCGGCTTCGCCAACCCGCAGGCAGGCTGGAGCGACCAGGCCGAGGCGCAGTACCGCCTGGCCCGGCGCACCTGCGGTTTCGCCGCCCGCAACTACCTGGCCAACGGCATCTCCTGCGTGATCGACGACGCGGTGTTCCCCGACCGCCCGGCCGTCGGCCTGGGCGGTTGGAAGCGGCACATCGGCCCCCAGGTGATCCCGGTGATCCTGTTGCCGGGCCTGGACGTGGTCCTCTCCCGCAACGCGCTGCGCAGCGGGCACCGCCGGCTTCCCGACGACCAGGTCGCCGAGATCCACAGCCGCATGTCCGGCTGGTACGGCTCGGGTCTGCCGATCATCGACAACTCGCGGCTCGACGTCCCCGCGACGGCCGCCGCCCTGGACCAGGTCCTGCGACAGGCCCGCGCCGTCGGCCGTTAG
- the aroQ gene encoding type II 3-dehydroquinate dehydratase, giving the protein MSGRGPQRVLVLNGPNLGRLGSREPDVYGSTSYAGLVERCTKLGAELGFAVEVRETNDEGEMIRWLHEAADGKLPVVINPGAFTHYSYGMRDAASQRTAPLIEVHISNPHAREEFRHTSVISAVASGTIAGFGIGSYELALRALAEQR; this is encoded by the coding sequence GTGAGCGGCCGTGGGCCCCAGCGGGTGCTGGTGCTGAACGGGCCGAACCTGGGCCGGCTCGGCTCGCGCGAGCCCGACGTCTACGGCTCCACCTCCTACGCCGGGCTGGTGGAGCGGTGCACCAAGCTGGGCGCGGAGCTCGGCTTCGCGGTCGAGGTGCGCGAGACCAACGACGAGGGCGAGATGATCCGCTGGCTGCACGAGGCGGCCGACGGAAAGCTGCCCGTGGTCATCAACCCGGGCGCGTTCACGCACTATTCCTACGGCATGCGGGACGCCGCCTCGCAGCGGACCGCCCCGCTGATCGAGGTGCACATCTCCAATCCGCACGCGCGCGAGGAGTTCCGGCACACCTCGGTGATCTCGGCGGTGGCCAGCGGGACGATCGCCGGCTTCGGCATCGGCTCCTACGAGCTCGCCCTGCGGGCGCTCGCGGAGCAGCGGTAA
- the aroB gene encoding 3-dehydroquinate synthase, with protein sequence MSDRQTADSSGAPRPDLTRIRVGASGGSDPYDVLIGRQLLGELPGLIGNAAQRVAVIHPEALAATGEAIRDDLAAQGYEAIALQVPNAEEAKSAEVAAYCWSVLGQTGFTRTDVIVGIGGGATTDLAGFVAATWLRGVRWVSMPTTLLGMVDAAVGGKTGINIAEGKNLVGAFHPPVGVLADLDTLETVPRHDYVSGLAEVIKTGFIADPVILDLVEADPEGAKTPAGPHTAELIERSIKVKAEVVSGDLRESGLREILNYGHTLAHAIERNERYKWRHGAAVSVGMVFAAELGRLAGRLDDETADRHKAVLASVGLPLTYRADAWPKLLEAMKLDKKSRADRLRFIVLDGLGKPTVLEAPDPTLLVAAYAEVGV encoded by the coding sequence ATGAGCGATCGTCAGACTGCGGACTCCTCGGGCGCTCCGCGCCCGGACCTCACCCGGATCCGGGTGGGCGCCAGCGGCGGCAGCGACCCGTACGACGTCCTGATCGGGCGCCAGCTGCTGGGCGAGCTGCCCGGGCTGATCGGCAACGCCGCGCAGCGCGTCGCCGTGATCCACCCGGAGGCGCTGGCCGCGACCGGCGAGGCGATCCGCGACGACCTGGCCGCGCAGGGCTACGAGGCCATCGCGCTGCAGGTGCCCAACGCGGAGGAGGCCAAGAGCGCCGAGGTCGCCGCCTACTGCTGGTCCGTGCTGGGCCAGACCGGCTTCACCCGCACCGACGTGATCGTCGGCATCGGCGGCGGCGCGACGACCGACCTGGCCGGCTTCGTCGCCGCGACCTGGCTGCGGGGGGTGCGCTGGGTCTCCATGCCGACCACACTGCTGGGCATGGTCGACGCGGCGGTGGGCGGCAAGACCGGCATCAACATCGCCGAGGGCAAGAACCTGGTCGGCGCCTTCCACCCGCCGGTCGGTGTGCTGGCGGACCTGGACACGCTGGAGACGGTGCCGCGGCACGACTACGTCAGCGGTCTGGCGGAGGTCATCAAGACCGGCTTCATCGCCGACCCGGTCATCCTCGACCTGGTCGAGGCCGATCCCGAGGGGGCGAAGACGCCCGCGGGACCGCACACGGCCGAGCTGATCGAGCGCTCGATCAAGGTCAAGGCCGAGGTCGTCTCCGGCGACCTGCGCGAGTCCGGCCTGCGCGAGATCCTCAACTACGGCCACACGCTCGCCCACGCGATCGAGCGCAACGAGCGCTACAAGTGGCGTCACGGCGCTGCCGTCAGCGTCGGCATGGTCTTCGCCGCGGAGCTGGGCCGGCTGGCCGGCCGCCTGGACGACGAGACGGCCGACCGTCACAAGGCGGTCCTCGCCTCGGTCGGCCTGCCGCTGACCTACCGTGCCGACGCCTGGCCCAAGCTGCTGGAGGCGATGAAGCTCGACAAGAAGTCGCGCGCCGACCGGCTGCGGTTCATCGTCCTGGACGGTCTCGGCAAGCCCACCGTGCTGGAGGCTCCCGACCCGACGCTCCTGGTCGCGGCCTACGCCGAGGTGGGCGTGTGA
- a CDS encoding shikimate kinase, translating into MTGPLVVLIGPPGAGKSSVGQLLAERLGVGFRDTDADIVATAGKPIADIFVDEGEPHFRGLEAAAVRAAVAGHTGVLALGGGAVMREETEALLTGLPVVFLDVALADAVKRVGLDAPRPLLIGNPRARWRELMEQRRPVYTRVARAVVSTADSTPDQVADAVMDALELSKA; encoded by the coding sequence GTGACCGGACCGCTGGTGGTCCTGATCGGACCGCCCGGCGCGGGCAAGAGCTCCGTCGGGCAGCTGCTGGCCGAGCGGCTCGGTGTCGGCTTCCGCGACACCGACGCCGACATCGTGGCGACGGCCGGCAAACCGATCGCCGACATCTTCGTCGACGAGGGAGAGCCGCACTTCCGCGGGCTGGAGGCGGCCGCCGTCAGGGCGGCCGTCGCCGGGCACACCGGCGTGCTCGCCCTCGGCGGCGGCGCCGTCATGCGCGAGGAGACCGAGGCGCTGCTGACCGGCCTGCCGGTGGTCTTCCTCGACGTCGCCCTCGCAGACGCGGTGAAGCGGGTCGGTCTGGACGCGCCGCGCCCGCTGCTGATCGGCAACCCGCGCGCCCGCTGGCGCGAACTGATGGAACAGCGCCGCCCGGTCTACACGCGCGTGGCGCGGGCCGTGGTGAGCACGGCCGACTCGACGCCCGACCAGGTGGCCGACGCGGTCATGGACGCACTGGAGCTGAGCAAGGCATGA
- the aroC gene encoding chorismate synthase, which produces MGTLRWLTAGESHGPALVATLEGLPAGVPVTTGMVADALARRRLGYGRGARMKFEQDVVTFLGGVRHGLTMGSPVAIMVGNTEWPKWEQVMSADPVDPEILAGLARNEPLTRPRPGHADLAGMQKYSLDEARPILERASARETAARVALGTVARSYLKETCGIELVSHVVELGAAKAPAGVVPVPADEARLDEDSVRCLDADASKRMVAEIDQAHKDGDTLGGVVEVLAYGVPVGLGSHVHWDRRLDARLAAALMGIQAIKGVEVGDGFELARIPGSQAHDEIVPTPEGVRRTSGRSGGTEGGLSTGELLRVRAAMKPIATVPRALATIDTRTGEVAKAHHQRSDVCAVPAAGIVAEAMVALVLADAVAEKFGGDNVAETRRNVQGYLDHLVVK; this is translated from the coding sequence TTGGGAACGCTGCGCTGGCTGACGGCAGGAGAGTCGCACGGCCCTGCACTCGTCGCGACGCTGGAGGGTCTGCCCGCGGGGGTGCCCGTCACCACCGGGATGGTCGCCGACGCGCTCGCCCGCCGGCGCCTCGGCTACGGCCGTGGCGCGCGGATGAAGTTCGAGCAGGACGTGGTCACGTTCCTCGGCGGGGTGCGGCACGGGCTGACGATGGGCTCGCCCGTGGCGATCATGGTCGGCAACACCGAGTGGCCCAAGTGGGAGCAGGTCATGTCGGCCGATCCGGTCGACCCGGAGATCCTGGCCGGGCTCGCCCGCAACGAGCCGCTGACCCGGCCGCGTCCCGGCCACGCCGACCTGGCCGGCATGCAGAAGTACTCGCTGGACGAGGCCCGCCCGATCCTGGAGCGCGCCAGCGCCCGCGAGACCGCGGCGCGCGTCGCCCTCGGCACGGTCGCCCGCTCCTACCTCAAGGAGACCTGCGGGATCGAGCTCGTCTCCCACGTCGTGGAGCTCGGCGCGGCCAAGGCCCCGGCCGGGGTCGTGCCGGTGCCGGCGGACGAGGCGCGGTTGGACGAGGACTCGGTGCGCTGCCTGGACGCGGACGCGTCCAAGCGGATGGTCGCCGAGATCGACCAGGCCCACAAGGACGGCGACACCCTCGGCGGTGTCGTCGAGGTGCTGGCCTACGGTGTGCCCGTCGGCCTCGGCTCGCACGTGCACTGGGACCGCCGGCTGGACGCGCGGCTCGCCGCCGCGCTGATGGGCATCCAGGCGATCAAGGGCGTCGAGGTCGGCGACGGCTTCGAGTTGGCGAGGATTCCCGGCTCGCAGGCCCACGACGAGATCGTGCCGACCCCCGAGGGCGTGCGCCGCACCTCCGGGCGTTCCGGCGGGACCGAGGGCGGCCTCTCCACCGGCGAGCTGCTGCGGGTCCGCGCCGCGATGAAGCCGATCGCGACCGTGCCGCGCGCCCTGGCCACCATCGACACCCGCACCGGCGAGGTCGCCAAGGCGCACCACCAGCGTTCCGACGTGTGCGCGGTGCCGGCGGCCGGGATCGTCGCCGAGGCGATGGTCGCGCTGGTGCTGGCCGACGCGGTGGCGGAGAAGTTCGGCGGCGACAACGTCGCCGAGACCCGCCGCAACGTGCAGGGCTACCTCGACCACCTGGTCGTGAAGTGA
- a CDS encoding shikimate dehydrogenase: MTVRRAAVLGSPIAHSLSPTLHRAAFAALGLGESWRYDRFEVDEAGLPGFLAALDVQGQGWAGLSLTMPLKRAVIPLLDEVSAVALGVDAVNTVVFHEDGRRTGDNTDVPGLVAALRERGVERVGSAAVLGAGATASSALAALARVCDGPVAAFVRGPERAAQMRALGERLGVDVVPEEWDRAAEAFGAELVISTTPVGATDFLADAVPDEPGALFDVLYHPWPTALAAAWQKRDGVVLGGLDLLVHQAVLQSRAFTGLPDADVVAAMRTAGEAALSHSG, translated from the coding sequence GTGACCGTGAGACGGGCCGCGGTGCTCGGTTCGCCGATCGCGCACTCGCTCTCGCCCACCCTGCACCGCGCCGCGTTCGCGGCGCTGGGGCTGGGCGAGAGCTGGCGCTACGACCGCTTCGAGGTGGACGAGGCGGGGCTGCCGGGCTTCCTGGCCGCGCTGGACGTCCAGGGCCAGGGCTGGGCGGGCCTGTCCCTGACGATGCCGTTGAAGCGGGCGGTCATCCCGCTGCTGGACGAGGTCTCGGCGGTCGCTCTCGGCGTCGACGCGGTCAACACGGTCGTCTTCCACGAGGACGGTCGCCGCACCGGGGACAACACGGACGTGCCCGGCCTGGTCGCGGCGCTGCGCGAGCGGGGCGTCGAGCGGGTCGGCAGCGCGGCGGTCCTCGGCGCGGGCGCCACGGCGTCCTCGGCGCTGGCGGCGCTGGCGCGGGTCTGCGACGGCCCGGTGGCGGCGTTCGTCCGCGGCCCCGAGCGGGCCGCGCAGATGCGCGCGCTGGGCGAGCGCCTGGGCGTCGACGTGGTCCCCGAGGAGTGGGACCGTGCGGCGGAGGCGTTCGGCGCGGAGCTCGTCATCTCCACGACCCCGGTCGGCGCGACGGACTTCCTCGCGGACGCGGTCCCCGACGAGCCGGGCGCGCTCTTCGACGTCCTCTACCACCCGTGGCCGACGGCGCTGGCCGCGGCCTGGCAGAAGCGCGACGGCGTGGTCCTCGGCGGCCTGGACCTCCTGGTCCACCAGGCGGTCCTCCAGTCCCGCGCCTTCACCGGCCTCCCCGACGCGGACGTGGTCGCGGCGATGCGCACCGCGGGCGAGGCGGCACTTTCGCACTCCGGGTGA